A part of Haloarchaeobius sp. HME9146 genomic DNA contains:
- a CDS encoding uL15m family ribosomal protein: protein MTSKKRRQRGSRTHGGGTHKNRRGAGHRGGRGRAGRDKHEFHNYEPLGKHGFKRPQDVQDEVAEINVQKLDEDIALYVADGVAEESGDGYVVDARDVVEDGHEADVVKVLGGGQVRNELEVHADAFTAGARGLIEEAGGEAVLTDRAEEPEPEDTQDETADEE from the coding sequence ATGACGAGCAAGAAACGACGCCAGCGCGGCTCGCGCACACACGGCGGTGGGACGCACAAGAACCGGCGTGGTGCCGGTCACCGTGGTGGCCGCGGTCGAGCTGGCCGTGACAAACACGAGTTCCACAACTACGAACCGCTCGGCAAGCACGGGTTCAAGCGCCCGCAGGACGTCCAGGACGAGGTCGCAGAGATCAACGTCCAGAAGCTGGACGAGGACATCGCCCTGTACGTCGCGGATGGCGTCGCAGAGGAGAGCGGCGACGGCTACGTCGTCGACGCTCGCGACGTCGTCGAGGACGGCCACGAGGCAGACGTCGTGAAGGTCCTCGGTGGCGGTCAGGTGCGCAACGAGCTCGAAGTCCACGCGGACGCGTTCACGGCAGGCGCTCGCGGCCTCATCGAAGAGGCCGGCGGCGAGGCCGTGCTGACCGACCGCGCGGAGGAGCCAGAACCGGAAGACACTCAAGACGAGACCGCCGACGAGGAATAA
- the rpmD gene encoding 50S ribosomal protein L30 — translation MQAVVQIRGEVDMSGDIHDTLKMLNLHRVNHATLVPERDTYRGMLTKVNDYVAMGEPSQDVLEVVIGTRAEPAEGDADVDDEWVAENTDYDDIASLAEALLAEETTLREQGLSPVLRLHPPRKGHDGIKHPTKEGGELGKHTTEEIDKLLKAMR, via the coding sequence ATGCAGGCAGTCGTCCAGATTCGCGGTGAGGTCGACATGTCCGGCGACATCCACGACACGCTGAAGATGCTGAATCTTCACCGCGTCAACCACGCCACGCTCGTTCCCGAGCGTGACACCTACCGTGGCATGCTCACGAAGGTGAACGACTACGTCGCGATGGGCGAGCCCAGCCAGGATGTGCTGGAGGTCGTCATCGGTACGCGTGCCGAGCCCGCAGAGGGTGACGCCGACGTGGACGATGAGTGGGTCGCCGAGAACACCGACTACGACGACATCGCCAGTCTCGCCGAGGCGCTGCTGGCCGAGGAGACGACGCTGCGCGAGCAGGGTCTCTCCCCGGTGCTGCGCCTGCACCCCCCGCGGAAGGGTCACGACGGTATCAAGCACCCGACCAAGGAAGGTGGCGAGCTCGGTAAGCACACGACCGAGGAGATCGACAAGCTCCTCAAGGCAATGCGATAA
- a CDS encoding 30S ribosomal protein S5: MARNYNDGWEPVTRLGKKVQEGDIDTMEAALNSGLPLKEPEVVDQLLPGLDDEVLDINMVQRMTDSGRRVKFRCVVAIGNRDGYVGYAEGRDDQVGAAIQKAISIAKLNIIDVPRGSGSWEDRSTKPHSLTHRTSGKAGSVEVELIPAPLGLGLAASDTVRKVLELAGIEDAWTKSYGNTRTTVNFAKATFNALENASQSRRARQQTPEEVAE, translated from the coding sequence ATGGCCCGAAATTACAACGACGGCTGGGAGCCCGTCACACGACTCGGCAAGAAGGTTCAGGAGGGCGACATCGACACGATGGAAGCTGCCCTCAACTCCGGTCTCCCGCTGAAGGAGCCCGAAGTCGTCGACCAGCTCCTCCCCGGACTGGACGACGAAGTGCTGGACATCAACATGGTCCAGCGCATGACCGACTCTGGCCGACGTGTGAAGTTCCGCTGCGTCGTCGCCATCGGCAACCGCGACGGATACGTCGGGTACGCCGAAGGGCGCGACGACCAGGTCGGGGCTGCCATCCAGAAGGCGATCAGCATCGCGAAACTGAACATCATCGACGTGCCTCGCGGCTCGGGTTCGTGGGAAGACCGTTCCACGAAGCCGCACTCGCTCACCCACCGGACCTCGGGTAAAGCCGGGTCCGTCGAGGTCGAGCTCATCCCGGCCCCGCTCGGGCTGGGTCTGGCGGCGTCCGACACCGTCCGGAAGGTGCTGGAGCTCGCCGGTATCGAGGACGCGTGGACGAAGAGCTACGGGAACACGCGCACGACCGTCAACTTCGCCAAGGCGACGTTCAACGCCCTGGAGAACGCGTCGCAGTCGCGCCGTGCCCGGCAGCAGACACCTGAGGAGGTGGCCGAATAA
- a CDS encoding 50S ribosomal protein L18, translating to MATGPRYKVPMRRRREVRTDYHQRLRLLKSGKPRLVARKSNKHMTAQLVSPGPDGDNTLASAHSQDLAEYGWEAPTGNLPAAYLTGLLAGKRAIDAGLDEAVLDIGLNTATPGSKVFAVQEGAIDAGLEIPHNDAVLADWPRNRGEHIAEYAEQLDEPLYSGDFDATDLPAHFDDVRETLMEL from the coding sequence ATGGCGACAGGACCACGATACAAGGTTCCGATGCGGCGTCGCCGCGAGGTCCGGACCGACTACCATCAGAGGTTGCGCCTGCTGAAATCCGGGAAACCCCGGCTCGTTGCACGCAAGAGCAACAAGCACATGACGGCGCAGCTGGTCTCCCCCGGCCCCGACGGTGACAACACACTCGCGAGTGCGCACTCGCAGGACCTGGCCGAGTACGGCTGGGAGGCTCCCACTGGGAACCTTCCGGCGGCGTACCTGACTGGGCTCCTCGCGGGCAAGCGCGCCATCGACGCAGGTCTCGACGAAGCAGTGCTCGACATCGGCCTCAACACGGCGACGCCCGGTTCGAAGGTGTTCGCCGTCCAGGAGGGCGCTATCGACGCTGGCCTCGAGATCCCGCACAACGATGCCGTGCTGGCTGACTGGCCGCGTAACCGCGGCGAGCACATCGCTGAGTACGCAGAGCAACTCGACGAGCCGCTGTACAGCGGCGACTTCGACGCAACAGACCTCCCCGCGCACTTCGACGACGTGCGTGAGACGCTGATGGAGCTCTAA
- a CDS encoding 50S ribosomal protein L19e, producing MTDLAAQKRLAADVLDCGKNRVWFDPDSQGDISEAITREDIRELVDEGSIRAKEKKGNSKGRSRERKAKRAYGHQKGPGKRKGKKGGRANSKKEWQKRIRAQRKKLNELRGNGEITRTQYRELYNKARGGEFRSVQYLLNYIDNNYGDE from the coding sequence ATGACTGATCTGGCAGCCCAGAAGCGACTGGCTGCGGACGTCCTCGACTGTGGGAAGAACCGCGTCTGGTTCGACCCCGACTCGCAGGGTGACATCTCCGAAGCGATCACCCGTGAGGACATCCGTGAGCTCGTCGACGAAGGCTCGATTCGAGCGAAGGAGAAGAAAGGCAACTCCAAGGGTCGCTCCCGCGAACGCAAAGCCAAGCGCGCCTACGGCCACCAGAAGGGTCCGGGCAAGCGCAAGGGCAAGAAAGGCGGTCGCGCCAACTCGAAGAAGGAGTGGCAAAAGCGTATCCGCGCGCAGCGAAAGAAGCTCAACGAACTCCGCGGCAACGGCGAGATCACGCGTACGCAGTACCGTGAGCTCTACAACAAGGCCCGTGGCGGGGAGTTCCGCAGCGTCCAGTACCTGCTGAACTACATCGACAACAACTACGGTGACGAATAA
- a CDS encoding 50S ribosomal protein L32e, which translates to MADEPQELEDISGVGETKADALRDAGFETVEDIKKASQSDLAEVEGIGNALAARIKADVGDLEVTEETEAEIEGEEEDEAEAEAAEDVETELQPRGLVEKTPELDERTEQLLQKRRKDGKPQFNRQDYHKKKRTPTSWRKPRGGLSKQRRGIKGKGPKVEAGYRTPTEVRGKHPSGFDEVRVHNTDDLEGVDGDTQAVRIASTVGARKRERIEEQAEEQEIRVLNPTYVEVEVEQDD; encoded by the coding sequence ATGGCAGACGAACCCCAGGAACTCGAAGACATCAGCGGTGTCGGCGAGACGAAGGCGGACGCCCTTCGCGACGCCGGCTTCGAGACCGTCGAAGACATCAAGAAGGCCTCCCAGTCCGACCTCGCAGAGGTCGAGGGCATCGGGAACGCGCTCGCTGCGCGTATCAAGGCCGACGTCGGCGACCTCGAAGTGACCGAGGAGACCGAAGCAGAGATCGAAGGCGAGGAAGAAGACGAAGCCGAGGCCGAGGCGGCCGAGGACGTCGAAACCGAACTGCAGCCCCGCGGGCTGGTCGAGAAGACCCCCGAACTCGACGAGCGGACGGAGCAGCTGCTCCAGAAGCGTCGGAAGGACGGGAAGCCGCAGTTCAACCGCCAGGACTACCACAAGAAGAAGCGCACCCCGACCTCGTGGCGCAAACCCCGCGGCGGCCTGTCCAAGCAGCGCCGTGGCATCAAGGGCAAGGGCCCGAAGGTCGAGGCTGGCTACCGCACGCCTACCGAGGTTCGCGGCAAGCACCCCTCGGGCTTCGACGAGGTCCGTGTGCACAACACGGACGACCTCGAGGGTGTCGACGGCGACACCCAGGCAGTGCGCATCGCCTCGACCGTCGGCGCTCGCAAGCGCGAGCGTATCGAGGAACAGGCAGAGGAACAGGAGATCCGGGTGCTGAACCCGACCTACGTGGAAGTCGAGGTGGAACAAGATGACTGA
- a CDS encoding 50S ribosomal protein L6: protein MRVELDIPDEVSAEVDHLDLTVDGPEGSVTRRLWYPDISVSVEDDQVVIESDVENAKTRSTVGTFESHITNMFHGVTEGWEYEMEVFYSHFPMQVNVEGSEVVIENFLGERAPRRTNIHGDTQVQVDGEALTLSGPSKEDVGQTAADIEQLTRVSGKDTRVFQDGVYITQKPRKGGA, encoded by the coding sequence ATGCGAGTAGAACTGGACATTCCGGACGAAGTAAGCGCCGAGGTGGACCATCTCGACCTCACCGTCGACGGTCCCGAGGGGTCGGTCACACGACGCCTCTGGTACCCCGACATCAGCGTGAGCGTCGAGGACGACCAGGTGGTCATCGAGTCCGACGTCGAGAACGCGAAGACGCGTTCGACCGTCGGTACCTTCGAGAGCCACATCACGAACATGTTCCACGGCGTCACCGAGGGATGGGAGTACGAGATGGAAGTCTTCTACTCTCACTTCCCGATGCAGGTGAACGTCGAGGGCAGTGAGGTCGTCATCGAGAACTTCCTCGGTGAGCGCGCACCGCGACGAACGAACATCCACGGAGACACACAGGTGCAGGTCGACGGCGAAGCACTGACCCTCAGCGGCCCCAGCAAGGAGGACGTCGGGCAGACCGCCGCCGATATCGAGCAGCTGACACGCGTCAGCGGCAAGGACACCCGTGTCTTCCAGGACGGCGTGTACATCACGCAGAAGCCTCGCAAGGGAGGTGCCTAA
- a CDS encoding 30S ribosomal protein S8 yields MTANDPFSNALSGVNNAESVGHLTHTVKPASNQIGSVLEVFYDHGYIDGFEFVDDGKSGRFEVELKGAINECGPVKPRYSVAADEYEKWEKRYLPARDYGALIVTTSQGVMSHYDAREQGVGGQVIAYVY; encoded by the coding sequence ATGACAGCGAACGACCCATTCAGCAACGCGCTCTCCGGCGTGAACAACGCAGAGAGCGTTGGGCATCTCACACACACGGTAAAGCCCGCGTCGAACCAGATCGGCAGCGTCCTCGAGGTCTTCTACGACCACGGGTACATCGACGGCTTCGAGTTCGTCGACGACGGTAAGTCCGGTCGGTTCGAGGTCGAACTGAAAGGCGCGATCAACGAATGCGGCCCCGTCAAGCCTCGTTACTCCGTCGCGGCAGACGAGTACGAGAAGTGGGAGAAGCGATATCTCCCCGCGCGTGACTACGGTGCGCTCATCGTGACGACCAGTCAGGGCGTCATGAGCCACTACGATGCACGCGAGCAGGGCGTTGGCGGCCAGGTGATCGCATACGTCTACTAA
- a CDS encoding 30S ribosomal protein S14, giving the protein MSESQEQETGEQAAKRTGQFEECQRCGRKQGLVGKYDIWLCRQCFREIAREMGFKKYR; this is encoded by the coding sequence ATGAGTGAAAGTCAAGAGCAAGAGACCGGTGAGCAGGCCGCAAAGCGAACCGGCCAGTTCGAGGAGTGCCAGCGCTGTGGCCGCAAGCAGGGCCTCGTTGGCAAGTACGACATCTGGCTGTGTCGGCAGTGCTTCCGGGAGATCGCCCGTGAGATGGGCTTCAAAAAGTACCGATAA
- a CDS encoding 50S ribosomal protein L5, whose product MSEAEFHEMRTPTVEKVVVHMGVGEGGRALQNAEGILEEVTGQESVRTQAKATLPDFGIRQGDPIGAKVTLRGPEAREFLETALPLAEIDAKQFDQTGNFSFGVEEHTEFPSQEYDPNIGIFGLDVTVNLVRPGYRVKKRDKRSRQIPAGHRLTPEDAVAFLESEFDVEVNKDE is encoded by the coding sequence ATGAGCGAGGCCGAGTTCCACGAGATGCGCACGCCCACCGTCGAGAAGGTCGTCGTCCACATGGGCGTCGGCGAAGGTGGCCGCGCACTCCAGAACGCTGAAGGCATCCTCGAGGAGGTCACCGGGCAGGAGTCCGTTCGCACGCAGGCGAAGGCGACCCTCCCGGACTTCGGCATCCGTCAGGGCGACCCGATCGGCGCGAAGGTCACCCTCCGCGGTCCGGAGGCCCGCGAGTTCCTCGAGACCGCACTGCCGCTCGCCGAGATCGACGCGAAGCAGTTCGACCAGACCGGGAACTTCAGCTTCGGTGTCGAAGAGCACACCGAGTTCCCGTCTCAGGAGTACGACCCGAACATCGGTATCTTCGGACTGGACGTGACGGTCAACCTCGTCCGTCCGGGCTACCGCGTGAAGAAGCGCGACAAGCGGTCGCGTCAGATTCCGGCGGGTCACCGTCTCACCCCCGAGGACGCAGTCGCGTTCCTCGAATCGGAATTCGACGTCGAGGTGAACAAGGATGAGTGA
- a CDS encoding 30S ribosomal protein S4e, with the protein MTKHQKRLSVPKSWPVERKTNTFTVKADAGPHGEEGVPLVILLRDVLGYVDSKKEARYALNQGTVLVNGKAVSDEQRPIGMFDIVAFTERDEYYRVFPDEGGRLALSPIAADAADSKLGKIVDKQQVTGGETQISLHDGQNLQLADASEYSTKDSLVIDNETNEIVAHFPYEEGALVTAVKGSHAGEVGEISEIQVTMGSGNNTVVVDQDDGSFETIENYVVVIDENFTGDDE; encoded by the coding sequence ATGACGAAGCACCAGAAGCGACTCTCCGTTCCGAAGTCCTGGCCCGTCGAGCGCAAGACCAACACGTTCACCGTGAAGGCCGACGCCGGCCCCCACGGCGAGGAGGGTGTCCCGCTGGTCATCCTGCTCCGCGACGTGCTCGGTTACGTCGACTCGAAGAAGGAAGCCCGCTACGCCCTCAACCAGGGCACCGTCCTGGTCAACGGCAAGGCGGTCTCCGACGAACAGCGCCCCATCGGCATGTTCGACATCGTCGCGTTCACCGAGCGTGACGAGTACTACCGCGTCTTCCCCGACGAGGGTGGCCGTCTGGCCCTCTCGCCCATCGCGGCGGACGCGGCAGACTCCAAGCTCGGCAAGATCGTCGACAAGCAGCAGGTCACCGGTGGCGAGACCCAGATCTCGCTCCACGACGGTCAGAACCTGCAGCTCGCGGACGCCAGTGAGTACAGCACGAAGGACTCCCTCGTCATCGACAACGAGACCAACGAGATCGTCGCCCACTTCCCGTACGAGGAAGGCGCGCTCGTGACCGCCGTCAAGGGCAGTCACGCGGGCGAGGTCGGCGAGATCTCCGAGATCCAGGTGACGATGGGCTCCGGGAACAACACCGTCGTCGTCGACCAGGACGACGGCTCGTTCGAGACCATCGAGAACTACGTCGTCGTCATCGACGAGAACTTCACAGGTGATGACGAATGA
- the rplX gene encoding 50S ribosomal protein L24, which yields MTRQPRKQRNQAARAPLHKKQKQVRSTLSEDLREEYGRRRARVNEGDTVEVMRGDFAGEEGEVLDVDLKSSTISVEGVTLEKADGEEVPRRLEPSNVRITELDLEDERRVARLEGDAE from the coding sequence ATGACACGACAACCACGCAAACAGCGCAACCAGGCAGCACGCGCACCCCTGCACAAGAAGCAGAAGCAGGTCCGTTCGACGCTGTCCGAGGACCTCCGTGAGGAGTACGGCCGCCGTCGCGCCCGCGTCAACGAGGGCGACACGGTCGAGGTCATGCGCGGAGACTTCGCCGGCGAAGAAGGCGAAGTCCTCGACGTCGACCTCAAGTCCTCGACCATCTCGGTCGAGGGCGTGACGCTCGAGAAGGCCGACGGCGAGGAGGTTCCCCGCCGTCTGGAGCCCTCGAACGTCCGTATCACGGAGCTCGACCTCGAAGACGAGCGTCGGGTGGCGCGTCTGGAAGGTGATGCAGAATGA
- a CDS encoding 50S ribosomal protein L14, which translates to MEALKADVTQGLEKGSLLTCSDNTGAREVKIISIAGYHGTKNRHPKGGIGDKVTVSVTKGTPEERRQVKEAVIIRQRKPIRRPDGTRVKFEDNAAVLINENEEPQGSEIKGPIAREVAERFGSIASTATMIV; encoded by the coding sequence ATGGAGGCCCTCAAAGCCGACGTGACTCAGGGCCTCGAGAAGGGCTCGCTGCTGACGTGTTCCGACAACACCGGCGCGCGTGAGGTGAAGATCATCTCCATCGCTGGCTACCACGGAACCAAGAACCGACACCCCAAGGGGGGTATCGGTGACAAGGTGACCGTCTCCGTGACCAAGGGGACGCCCGAAGAGCGTCGCCAGGTCAAGGAAGCCGTCATCATCCGGCAGCGCAAGCCGATCCGTCGTCCCGACGGAACGCGCGTGAAGTTCGAAGACAACGCGGCCGTCCTCATCAACGAGAACGAGGAACCGCAGGGCTCGGAGATCAAGGGCCCCATCGCGCGTGAAGTGGCAGAGCGATTCGGAAGCATCGCATCCACGGCTACGATGATAGTATGA
- a CDS encoding 30S ribosomal protein S17 produces the protein MAIGLNVPEPEGTCSDDDCPFHGELAVRGQTLEGTVASTDMDKTVIVEREYDVRVPKYDRYMKRRSRVPAHAPTCMDLTVGDTVRIAETRPLSKTKAHVVVEQLAHDDTYQPRGGDE, from the coding sequence ATGGCGATAGGACTGAACGTACCCGAACCGGAGGGTACCTGTTCCGACGACGACTGCCCGTTCCACGGCGAACTCGCCGTGCGCGGCCAGACACTCGAAGGAACGGTAGCCTCCACAGACATGGACAAAACCGTCATCGTCGAACGTGAGTACGACGTCCGGGTTCCCAAGTACGACCGCTACATGAAGCGGCGTTCGCGGGTCCCGGCCCATGCACCGACGTGCATGGACCTCACGGTTGGCGATACGGTTCGCATCGCAGAGACACGACCACTTTCGAAGACGAAAGCCCACGTCGTCGTCGAGCAGCTCGCTCACGACGACACCTACCAGCCCCGAGGAGGTGACGAGTGA
- a CDS encoding ribonuclease P protein component 1 — MALTPETLPRHELNGLYVEVVDAANPDLVGIAGRIVIETMQTLHVEDRVDGESRVRQVPKQGTVFEFRLTDETADPEKGSGTTSKPGIPTGDDVAYVTVDGVRLLSRPALRTETTGDSKWR; from the coding sequence ATGGCGCTAACACCCGAGACGCTCCCACGACACGAACTCAACGGCCTCTACGTGGAGGTCGTCGACGCCGCGAACCCCGACCTCGTCGGGATAGCGGGCCGCATCGTCATCGAGACGATGCAGACCCTCCACGTGGAGGACCGTGTCGATGGCGAGTCTCGGGTGCGCCAGGTGCCGAAGCAGGGCACGGTATTCGAGTTCCGACTCACAGATGAAACCGCCGACCCCGAGAAGGGGTCGGGGACGACGTCGAAACCGGGCATCCCTACCGGCGACGACGTCGCCTACGTTACGGTGGATGGAGTCAGACTGCTCTCACGACCCGCCCTTCGCACCGAAACCACAGGTGATTCGAAATGGCGATAG
- the rpmC gene encoding 50S ribosomal protein L29 has product MAILHPEEVRELTPREREEELEELETELLNAKAVQAAGGAPENPGRIGELRKTIARIKTIQQEEGDFEDEE; this is encoded by the coding sequence ATGGCGATTCTCCACCCCGAAGAAGTCCGCGAGCTCACCCCGCGTGAGCGCGAAGAAGAACTCGAAGAGCTGGAGACCGAACTCCTGAACGCGAAGGCCGTGCAGGCCGCCGGTGGTGCCCCGGAGAACCCGGGCCGCATCGGCGAGCTCCGCAAGACCATCGCGCGGATCAAGACGATCCAGCAGGAAGAAGGCGACTTCGAGGACGAAGAATAA
- a CDS encoding 30S ribosomal protein S3, with amino-acid sequence MADEHQFIRDGMQRSQIDEFFAEELGRAGYGGMEVAKTPMGTQIVLKAEKPGMVIGKGGENIRKVTTMLEEKFNLEDPQIDVQEVEEPDLNARIVADRLANALERGWYFRKAGHTTLERIMDSGALGAEIVLSGKVTGARSRVEKFNDGYIKHNGEPAEEIVDEGQGVAVMKLGTIGVTVKIIPPEAELPDDFEIYEGEDVNEVAPEAVEANEAVEELLEEPSEEELDEIVDEAQEGEPSEAAEPDPADEEVVEEVLDEDADEEFEEVEVPEGDDEIEDELEELDEAVEEEAAAMVEEMDDDEEEE; translated from the coding sequence ATGGCAGACGAACACCAGTTCATCCGAGACGGTATGCAGCGGTCCCAGATCGACGAGTTCTTCGCAGAAGAGCTCGGTCGAGCTGGCTACGGCGGCATGGAGGTCGCCAAGACGCCCATGGGCACACAGATCGTGCTCAAAGCCGAGAAGCCCGGTATGGTCATCGGCAAGGGCGGTGAGAACATCCGGAAGGTCACGACGATGCTCGAGGAGAAGTTCAACCTCGAGGACCCCCAGATCGACGTGCAGGAGGTCGAAGAACCCGACCTCAACGCACGCATCGTCGCGGACCGCCTCGCCAACGCGCTCGAGCGCGGCTGGTACTTCCGTAAGGCCGGCCACACGACCCTCGAACGCATCATGGACTCCGGTGCCCTCGGTGCCGAGATCGTCCTGAGCGGGAAGGTCACCGGCGCGCGCTCGCGCGTCGAGAAGTTCAACGACGGCTACATCAAGCACAACGGCGAGCCCGCAGAGGAGATCGTCGACGAAGGCCAGGGTGTGGCAGTCATGAAGCTCGGTACCATCGGCGTCACGGTGAAGATCATCCCGCCGGAGGCCGAGCTCCCCGACGACTTCGAGATCTACGAGGGCGAGGACGTCAACGAGGTTGCCCCCGAGGCCGTCGAGGCCAACGAGGCCGTCGAGGAACTGCTCGAAGAGCCCTCCGAAGAGGAGCTCGACGAGATCGTCGACGAGGCCCAGGAGGGCGAGCCCAGCGAGGCCGCCGAGCCCGATCCCGCCGACGAGGAAGTCGTCGAAGAGGTTCTCGACGAGGACGCCGACGAGGAGTTCGAAGAGGTCGAAGTCCCCGAAGGCGACGACGAGATCGAAGACGAACTGGAAGAACTCGACGAGGCCGTCGAAGAAGAGGCGGCCGCGATGGTCGAGGAGATGGACGACGACGAGGAGGAGGAATAA
- a CDS encoding 50S ribosomal protein L22: MGINYSVDADPEKTAKAMLRERHMSNKHSKAIAREIKGKTVAEAQEYLDAVIKGERSVPFKQHNSGVGHKGDIDGWDAGRYPEKASKAFLDLLENVAANADHQGFDGESMEIIHVAAHKVGESPGRKPRAMGRATAWNTPQVDVEIIVEEVEN; the protein is encoded by the coding sequence ATGGGAATCAACTACAGCGTCGACGCGGATCCGGAGAAGACGGCCAAGGCCATGCTCCGGGAGCGTCACATGAGCAACAAGCACAGCAAGGCCATCGCCCGAGAGATCAAGGGCAAGACCGTCGCCGAGGCACAGGAGTACCTCGACGCGGTCATCAAGGGCGAGCGGTCCGTTCCGTTCAAGCAGCACAACAGCGGCGTCGGCCACAAGGGCGACATCGACGGCTGGGACGCCGGCCGCTACCCCGAGAAGGCCAGCAAGGCGTTCCTCGACCTGCTGGAGAACGTCGCAGCCAACGCCGACCACCAGGGCTTCGATGGCGAATCGATGGAGATCATCCACGTCGCCGCCCACAAGGTCGGTGAGTCGCCGGGCCGCAAGCCCCGCGCGATGGGACGTGCCACGGCGTGGAACACGCCGCAGGTCGACGTCGAGATAATCGTCGAGGAGGTCGAGAACTAA
- a CDS encoding 30S ribosomal protein S19, translating into MSQPDYRTGRDEDEEFTYRGYTLDELQEMELEEVAEQLPARMRRSIKRGLSVEKQKLLEKARDYDEQESANNPIRTHLRDMPVLPEFVDLTFAVYTGQEFERVKVKPEMIGHYLGEFQLTRSSVTHGQAGIGATRSSKFVPLK; encoded by the coding sequence ATGAGTCAACCCGACTACAGAACTGGCCGCGACGAGGACGAGGAGTTCACCTACCGCGGCTACACGCTCGACGAGCTGCAGGAGATGGAGCTCGAGGAAGTCGCAGAACAGCTCCCCGCCCGCATGCGGCGAAGCATCAAGCGCGGTCTCTCCGTCGAGAAGCAGAAGCTTCTCGAGAAGGCCCGCGACTACGACGAACAGGAGAGCGCCAACAACCCGATCCGCACGCACCTGCGCGACATGCCGGTGCTGCCGGAGTTCGTGGACCTGACCTTCGCCGTCTACACGGGTCAGGAGTTCGAGCGCGTCAAGGTCAAGCCCGAGATGATCGGCCACTACCTTGGCGAGTTCCAGCTCACACGCTCGTCCGTCACGCACGGACAGGCGGGTATCGGTGCGACGCGCTCCTCGAAGTTCGTGCCCCTGAAGTGA
- a CDS encoding 50S ribosomal protein L2, whose amino-acid sequence MGRRIQGQRRGRGGPTFRAPSHRYKAELSHKTPEESDVVNGTVVDIEHDPARSAPVVAVEFEDGDQRLVLAPEGITVGDEIQVGVSAEIAPGNTLPLAEIPEGVPVCNIERQPGDGGKFARASGTSADLITHDRKAAVVQLPSGEMKRLDPQCRATVGVVAGGGRTEKPFVKAGNKYHKMKARGTKWPNVRGVAMNAVDHPFGGGGRQHPGRPKSVSRDAPPGRKVGDIASRRTGRGGNK is encoded by the coding sequence ATGGGACGAAGAATCCAGGGCCAGCGACGTGGTCGCGGTGGGCCGACGTTCCGTGCCCCCTCGCACCGCTACAAGGCTGAGCTCTCGCACAAGACGCCTGAGGAATCGGACGTCGTCAACGGGACCGTCGTCGACATCGAACACGACCCCGCCCGGTCCGCACCGGTCGTGGCCGTCGAGTTCGAGGACGGCGACCAGCGCCTCGTGCTCGCGCCCGAGGGCATCACCGTGGGCGACGAGATCCAGGTCGGTGTCTCCGCCGAGATCGCACCGGGTAACACGCTCCCGCTCGCCGAGATCCCCGAAGGGGTTCCGGTGTGCAACATCGAGCGCCAGCCCGGTGACGGCGGCAAGTTCGCCCGGGCGTCCGGGACGAGCGCCGACCTCATCACCCACGACCGCAAGGCTGCGGTCGTCCAGCTGCCCAGCGGCGAGATGAAGCGCCTCGACCCGCAGTGCCGCGCCACGGTCGGTGTGGTCGCGGGTGGTGGCCGAACGGAGAAGCCGTTCGTGAAGGCAGGGAACAAGTATCACAAGATGAAGGCTCGCGGCACCAAGTGGCCGAACGTTCGTGGCGTGGCGATGAACGCCGTCGACCACCCGTTCGGTGGCGGTGGCCGCCAGCACCCGGGCCGACCGAAGTCCGTCTCGCGCGACGCACCGCCGGGCCGGAAGGTCGGTGACATCGCGTCTCGGCGAACCGGCCGAGGTGGTAACAAATGA